In Palleronia sp. LCG004, a single window of DNA contains:
- a CDS encoding ABC transporter permease subunit translates to MASVTDPQGGGFRPAMLLNDKRYRGLTFQFIALVLIIVLMAFLGINLVRNLAAAGLDISYSFLGDPANYDINQSLIEYSSRSTHMRAAVVGLLNTLLVSIMACVTATVIGVIAGVLRLSKNWLVRKLMSAYVEAFRNVPVLIWILMIGTVVQQLPAPSAFRGDDPDSTMWFGMIAATNRGIYVPAPVWGPGSLVVIAVFLISIVGVVLYRRHAVSRLYSDGTLLPTFWPSLGILVLPTLIAYFAMGQPVSLDIPELQGFNFGGGLQVQRPLIALWLALSVYTGAFIAENVRAGILSVSHGQSEAAASLGLRPRRVMSLVVLPQALRVIVPPLISQYLNITKNSSLAIAVGYADITATLGGITLNQTGRAIETILLLMLFYLIVSLSISAVMNLYNASVALKER, encoded by the coding sequence ATGGCTAGCGTAACGGACCCGCAGGGCGGCGGATTCCGCCCGGCGATGCTGCTTAACGACAAGCGCTATCGCGGCCTGACATTCCAGTTCATCGCATTGGTGCTCATCATCGTGCTGATGGCCTTTCTGGGCATCAACCTGGTTCGCAATCTTGCGGCTGCCGGGCTCGACATCAGTTACAGCTTCCTCGGCGATCCCGCTAATTACGACATCAACCAATCGCTGATCGAATATTCGAGTCGTTCGACCCATATGCGGGCGGCGGTGGTGGGGCTTCTCAATACGCTTCTCGTCTCGATCATGGCCTGCGTCACGGCGACGGTCATCGGCGTGATCGCAGGGGTGTTGCGTCTGTCCAAGAACTGGCTCGTCCGCAAGTTGATGAGCGCCTACGTCGAAGCATTCCGCAACGTGCCGGTCCTCATCTGGATCCTGATGATCGGAACCGTGGTCCAGCAATTGCCCGCGCCCTCGGCCTTTCGTGGCGACGATCCCGACAGCACGATGTGGTTCGGCATGATCGCGGCGACCAACCGCGGTATCTATGTGCCCGCGCCCGTCTGGGGACCCGGATCGCTGGTCGTGATCGCGGTCTTCCTGATTTCGATCGTCGGCGTTGTCCTCTACCGCCGTCACGCCGTCTCGCGCCTCTATTCCGACGGAACGCTACTTCCGACTTTCTGGCCCTCGCTGGGCATTCTCGTCTTGCCGACGCTGATCGCCTATTTCGCGATGGGGCAGCCCGTGTCGCTCGATATTCCCGAGCTTCAGGGCTTCAACTTCGGCGGCGGGCTCCAGGTGCAGCGGCCGCTCATCGCGCTCTGGTTGGCGTTGTCGGTCTATACCGGTGCTTTCATCGCCGAGAACGTCCGTGCCGGGATCCTGTCCGTCAGTCATGGCCAGTCCGAGGCGGCGGCGTCGCTGGGCCTCAGGCCGCGCCGTGTCATGTCGCTCGTCGTCCTGCCTCAGGCGCTCCGTGTCATCGTGCCGCCGCTGATTTCGCAATATCTGAACATCACCAAGAACAGCTCCCTAGCGATCGCAGTGGGCTATGCCGATATCACCGCCACGCTCGGGGGCATCACGCTCAACCAGACGGGGCGCGCGATCGAGACGATCCTCCTGCTCATGCTCTTCTACCTCATCGTCAGCCTGTCCATCTCGGCGGTGATGAACCTCTACAACGCTTCCGTGGCCTTGAAGGAGCGCTGA
- a CDS encoding amino acid ABC transporter permease, with translation MSDMHSESVGYVRDSFLPEREPPARETGVIKWLRANLFSNWIYAILTLLSIYAIYVLLSGFLPWLLGGIWQAESIRDCREIADGGVGGCFAVLTDRWYQLLFGFSYPSTEYWRPTLAFFLLLVGAAPILFPAVPRPLLVLTLLYPFVAYWLIWGGTILVPLMALFGVVAGYVVYSRLVARSFAMGLFGGVVAAFVVWWLGGFVTAEAPRFLALPQVASRDMGGFVLNMILGVVCVSLSLPIGILLALGRQSRLPIIKWICIVFIEFVRGVPLITLLFVANVVLAYFLPPGTNFDLILRVIIMITMFASAYIAEVIRGGLAALPRGQYEGAESLGLDYAQSMRLIILPQALKISIPGIVNVAVGLFKDTTLVSIISMFDLVGMIRGPILASTDWNGVYWELYGFAALLFFVVCYSISQYSQWLERQLATDRR, from the coding sequence ATGAGCGACATGCATTCCGAATCCGTGGGCTACGTCCGCGACAGCTTCCTTCCCGAGAGAGAGCCGCCCGCGAGGGAGACGGGCGTCATCAAGTGGCTGCGGGCGAACCTCTTCTCCAACTGGATCTACGCGATCCTCACGCTGCTTTCGATCTATGCGATCTACGTGCTGCTATCGGGGTTTCTGCCGTGGCTCCTCGGGGGGATCTGGCAGGCCGAAAGCATCCGGGATTGTCGCGAGATCGCGGATGGCGGGGTGGGTGGCTGCTTCGCTGTCCTGACTGACCGTTGGTACCAGTTGCTCTTCGGCTTCTCGTACCCTTCGACGGAATACTGGCGCCCGACGCTGGCATTCTTCCTCCTGCTGGTCGGGGCGGCACCCATACTCTTCCCGGCCGTTCCTAGGCCACTGCTGGTACTGACGCTGCTCTACCCGTTCGTCGCTTATTGGCTCATCTGGGGCGGCACGATTCTGGTTCCTCTCATGGCCCTGTTCGGTGTCGTGGCGGGCTACGTCGTCTATTCACGCCTCGTCGCGCGCAGCTTTGCGATGGGGCTCTTCGGGGGTGTCGTGGCGGCGTTCGTTGTCTGGTGGCTGGGCGGTTTCGTCACGGCCGAGGCTCCACGCTTCCTTGCTTTGCCGCAGGTCGCTTCACGTGACATGGGCGGCTTCGTTCTGAACATGATCCTCGGCGTCGTCTGCGTGTCGCTGTCACTGCCCATCGGCATCCTGCTCGCGCTCGGTCGGCAATCGCGTCTGCCGATTATCAAATGGATCTGCATCGTCTTCATCGAATTCGTCCGGGGTGTGCCGCTCATCACGCTGCTTTTCGTGGCGAATGTCGTGTTGGCCTACTTTCTGCCGCCGGGTACGAATTTCGACCTCATCCTGCGCGTGATCATCATGATCACCATGTTCGCATCGGCCTATATTGCCGAGGTGATCCGCGGCGGATTGGCCGCTTTGCCACGGGGTCAGTACGAAGGGGCCGAGAGTCTGGGCCTCGACTATGCCCAGAGCATGCGGCTCATCATCCTTCCGCAAGCACTCAAGATCTCGATTCCGGGGATCGTCAATGTCGCAGTCGGGCTCTTCAAGGACACGACGCTGGTGTCGATCATCTCAATGTTCGACCTGGTGGGAATGATCCGCGGTCCGATCCTCGCCTCGACGGACTGGAACGGCGTCTACTGGGAGCTCTACGGCTTCGCCGCGCTCCTCTTCTTCGTCGTCTGCTACAGCATCTCGCAATATTCCCAGTGGCTCGAGCGTCAACTCGCCACCGATCGCCGGTAA
- a CDS encoding amino acid ABC transporter ATP-binding protein produces the protein MSVTEERNVDTSRMKVSDEIAIDIQGMNKWYGTFHVLRDIDLTVHRGERIVICGPSGSGKSTLIRCINALEEHQQGKIEVDGTILSSDVKNIDRIRSEVGMCFQHFNLFPHLTILENCTLAPIWVRKTPKHEAEKTAMHFLEKVKIPDQANKYPGQLSGGQQQRVAIARSLCMKPRIMLFDEPTSALDPEMIKEVLDTMIELAEEGMTMLCVTHEMGFARQVANRVIFMDQGQIIEQNAPEEFFNNPRSDRTKLFLSQILGH, from the coding sequence ATGAGCGTCACCGAAGAGCGCAACGTCGATACGTCCCGAATGAAGGTCTCCGACGAGATCGCGATCGACATTCAGGGTATGAACAAGTGGTACGGCACCTTCCACGTGCTGCGCGATATTGACCTTACCGTCCATCGCGGCGAGCGCATCGTCATCTGCGGGCCGTCCGGCTCGGGCAAGTCGACGCTGATCCGGTGCATCAATGCGTTGGAGGAACATCAGCAGGGCAAGATCGAGGTCGATGGCACCATCCTGTCATCGGATGTAAAGAACATCGACCGCATCCGATCCGAAGTCGGAATGTGCTTCCAGCACTTCAATCTCTTCCCGCATCTGACGATTCTCGAGAATTGCACTCTGGCACCGATCTGGGTCCGAAAGACACCCAAGCACGAGGCCGAGAAGACGGCGATGCATTTCCTCGAGAAGGTCAAGATTCCCGATCAGGCGAACAAGTATCCCGGGCAGCTTTCCGGCGGGCAGCAACAACGCGTGGCGATCGCGCGATCGCTCTGCATGAAACCTCGCATCATGCTCTTCGACGAGCCGACCTCCGCACTCGATCCGGAGATGATCAAGGAGGTGCTAGACACGATGATCGAGCTCGCCGAAGAGGGGATGACCATGCTTTGCGTCACGCACGAGATGGGTTTCGCCCGTCAGGTCGCGAACCGCGTGATCTTCATGGATCAGGGGCAGATCATAGAACAGAACGCGCCCGAGGAATTCTTCAACAATCCGAGGTCGGACCGGACCAAGCTATTCCTCAGCCAGATCCTGGGGCACTGA
- a CDS encoding SixA phosphatase family protein, with protein MSLRLILMRHAKSDWAEAALPDHDRPLNDRGRRNADAMGAWLSLKGIRPAHALLSTARRVTETWDGLSAHLGDVEMTRHEDLYLAAPEKILDRVGSEESRDLIVIGHNPGMGALAQYLVATTPDRAEFHRFPTCATLILDIPGDTWTALGPACGRVEHFVIPQDLGR; from the coding sequence ATGAGCCTGCGACTGATCCTGATGCGGCACGCCAAGTCGGATTGGGCGGAGGCCGCCCTGCCCGATCATGACCGCCCCCTGAACGATCGGGGACGCCGCAACGCCGACGCGATGGGGGCATGGCTCTCTCTGAAGGGAATTCGCCCCGCGCATGCGTTGCTCTCGACTGCACGGCGCGTGACCGAGACATGGGATGGATTGTCGGCGCATCTGGGCGATGTCGAAATGACCCGGCACGAGGATCTCTATCTCGCGGCACCCGAAAAGATCCTGGACCGGGTCGGATCCGAAGAGAGCCGGGATCTCATCGTGATCGGGCACAATCCAGGAATGGGCGCGCTCGCGCAGTATCTCGTGGCGACCACGCCGGATCGGGCCGAGTTCCACCGATTTCCCACCTGCGCGACGCTGATCCTCGACATACCGGGCGACACGTGGACCGCGCTCGGCCCCGCTTGCGGGCGGGTGGAGCATTTCGTTATTCCGCAGGACCTCGGCCGCTGA
- the argB gene encoding acetylglutamate kinase, with amino-acid sequence MSADMPSDTEWLATAETLSKALPLFQRYAGATVVIKLGGHAMGSDEAMRSFARDIVLMSHVGVNPVIVHGGGPMINAMLKKQGVVSEFVAGKRVTDAATIEVVEMVLSGLVGKRIVQAINEEGGRAIGISGKDAQLMICEQTDPALGFVGTPVECNPKFLRSLSDTKVIPVIAPIGTGRNGETFNVNGDTAAGAIAASLNADRLLLLTDVAGLKDANGEVVSEMTPEAIRQMTENGVISGGMIPKTQTALDAIEGGVRAVVIVDGRAPHACLLELYTERGAGSLIRMPR; translated from the coding sequence ATGAGCGCTGACATGCCCAGCGATACAGAATGGCTTGCCACGGCCGAAACCCTGTCGAAGGCACTTCCGCTGTTCCAGCGTTATGCGGGCGCGACGGTCGTCATCAAGCTCGGTGGCCATGCGATGGGGTCGGACGAAGCGATGCGCAGTTTCGCGCGCGATATCGTGTTGATGAGCCATGTCGGCGTCAACCCGGTCATCGTTCACGGCGGTGGACCGATGATCAATGCGATGCTCAAGAAGCAGGGCGTCGTCAGCGAATTCGTCGCCGGCAAGCGCGTGACGGATGCCGCGACGATCGAAGTCGTCGAAATGGTACTGTCGGGTCTCGTCGGCAAACGGATCGTGCAAGCCATCAACGAGGAAGGCGGGCGCGCGATCGGGATCAGCGGCAAGGATGCGCAGCTCATGATCTGCGAGCAGACCGACCCCGCCTTGGGCTTCGTCGGGACGCCGGTCGAATGCAATCCGAAATTCCTCCGGTCCTTGTCGGATACCAAGGTCATTCCGGTGATCGCGCCGATCGGTACCGGCCGAAATGGCGAGACGTTCAACGTCAACGGCGATACGGCCGCCGGAGCCATTGCCGCCTCGCTCAATGCCGACAGGCTGCTGCTGCTGACGGATGTCGCAGGGCTCAAGGACGCGAATGGCGAGGTGGTGAGTGAAATGACGCCCGAGGCCATCCGGCAGATGACCGAAAACGGCGTGATTTCCGGGGGCATGATCCCCAAGACGCAGACGGCACTCGACGCGATAGAGGGCGGTGTACGGGCGGTCGTCATCGTCGACGGACGCGCGCCGCATGCCTGCTTGCTGGAACTTTATACCGAGCGCGGGGCGGGCAGCCTGATCCGAATGCCCCGATGA
- the yihA gene encoding ribosome biogenesis GTP-binding protein YihA/YsxC, producing the protein MQLPFPQVIPDEDARERGRKMFAGETTFLKGVVAMDGLPPDDRVEICFAGRSNVGKSSLINALTGRKGIARASNTPGRTQEINFFTLANLYLVDLPGYGFANAPVAVVEKWQRLMRAYLSGRANLRRAFLLIDARHGIKEVDDEIMGLLDRAAVPFQTVLTKIDKVKAGDRDRMLETLRTGLSRHPAAFPEIVLTSSEKGDGIADLRAVIEGID; encoded by the coding sequence ATGCAGCTTCCATTCCCACAAGTCATCCCCGACGAGGACGCACGCGAGCGAGGTCGCAAGATGTTCGCCGGCGAGACGACGTTCCTCAAGGGCGTGGTCGCAATGGATGGACTGCCGCCTGACGACCGGGTCGAGATCTGCTTTGCCGGACGCTCGAATGTCGGGAAGTCCAGCCTCATCAACGCCTTGACGGGGCGCAAGGGGATCGCGCGGGCGTCCAACACGCCGGGCCGGACGCAGGAAATCAACTTCTTCACGCTCGCCAATCTCTACTTGGTGGACCTTCCAGGCTATGGCTTCGCGAACGCCCCAGTCGCGGTGGTCGAGAAATGGCAGCGGCTGATGCGCGCCTATCTCTCGGGCCGGGCAAATCTGCGGCGTGCCTTTCTCCTCATCGACGCGCGGCACGGCATCAAGGAAGTCGACGACGAGATCATGGGCCTACTCGACCGCGCCGCGGTGCCGTTCCAGACGGTGCTGACCAAGATCGACAAGGTGAAGGCGGGCGACCGCGACCGGATGCTCGAGACCCTTCGGACCGGATTGTCGCGGCATCCGGCAGCGTTCCCCGAGATCGTCCTCACCTCGTCGGAAAAAGGCGATGGTATCGCAGATCTCCGCGCGGTGATCGAAGGCATCGACTGA
- a CDS encoding c-type cytochrome codes for MSGFFNGKFIAKFVATLAGLGVVAGLAAFVAIYFGLIPLAADKKDPRLFYHVVHSTFKRWVAANAGGITPPDDLDDEGRIALGAQHFAQNCVRCHGAPDIGQNPMVLAMKPTPQHLPSVINQFTDSELFWILQNGVMMSAMPAWPAVDRPDEIWTMVSFIRRFDEMDGATYLSLVTPDTEEAPGIEFGPLVDAREMDYHTRRYPMDEHLYSAPTGGFADYALAGIPVAQCSTCHGADGSGAATGGEAANLTIQSADYIEAALHSYASADRHSAYMQVVASQLSEEQISGLAQYYTETLPEVATVMDEAPDPELVAHGEILATEGRPVDAISACYDCHAAAGETDEHGIVIPELAAQNETFLTRQLQLFRSGGRGQTSEWSPMVGVARNMTDEDIAGAAAYFASRGIEEDVPMQDVSVPPTPEQIALASGAVERVCKECHEADLAGAPSGETPNLTLQGPDYVERQLYEFRSKRRDNSRMHQAALRLEEPEINALSAFIGSLDPLVRDAPEPVSDDVNLGAQLARRGLEEADIPACLTCHGEDTTSALSQIPRLHGQNANYLVERLAYFKNAHAGDVTPYSPMPMIASRMTDDQLRAAAAWFADQQPLEKD; via the coding sequence ATGTCTGGGTTTTTCAATGGGAAGTTCATCGCGAAATTCGTGGCGACGCTCGCAGGTCTGGGCGTCGTCGCGGGCTTGGCGGCCTTCGTCGCGATCTATTTCGGATTGATCCCACTGGCGGCGGACAAGAAGGACCCTCGCCTCTTCTACCACGTCGTCCACTCTACGTTTAAGCGCTGGGTCGCTGCGAATGCGGGCGGCATCACGCCGCCGGACGATCTCGACGACGAAGGGCGGATCGCGCTCGGGGCGCAGCATTTCGCGCAGAACTGCGTGCGCTGCCATGGTGCACCGGATATCGGGCAGAACCCGATGGTCCTCGCCATGAAACCGACGCCGCAGCATCTGCCCTCGGTCATCAACCAGTTCACCGATTCAGAGCTTTTCTGGATCCTACAGAACGGCGTGATGATGTCGGCGATGCCCGCCTGGCCCGCCGTCGACCGGCCGGACGAGATCTGGACGATGGTCTCGTTCATTCGCCGGTTCGACGAGATGGATGGCGCGACGTACCTCTCGCTCGTCACGCCCGACACGGAGGAAGCACCCGGTATCGAATTCGGCCCGTTGGTCGATGCGCGAGAGATGGACTACCACACTCGCCGCTACCCGATGGACGAACATCTCTATTCGGCACCCACGGGCGGCTTCGCCGACTACGCGCTTGCGGGCATCCCTGTCGCGCAGTGTTCCACCTGCCACGGCGCTGACGGTAGCGGCGCGGCGACGGGCGGCGAAGCGGCGAACCTGACAATCCAGTCCGCCGACTATATCGAAGCTGCGCTGCATTCCTACGCATCGGCCGACCGTCATAGCGCCTACATGCAGGTCGTGGCCTCACAACTTTCCGAAGAACAGATCTCCGGTCTTGCGCAGTATTACACCGAAACCCTGCCGGAGGTCGCGACCGTGATGGACGAGGCACCCGATCCGGAGCTTGTCGCCCATGGAGAGATCCTTGCGACGGAAGGTCGTCCGGTCGACGCGATCTCGGCCTGCTACGACTGTCACGCCGCTGCGGGTGAGACGGACGAACATGGCATCGTGATCCCGGAACTCGCCGCGCAGAACGAGACCTTCCTCACCCGCCAACTCCAGTTGTTTCGCAGCGGTGGCCGGGGCCAGACCTCCGAATGGTCCCCGATGGTCGGTGTTGCCCGGAACATGACTGACGAGGACATTGCCGGTGCAGCCGCGTATTTCGCCTCCCGCGGCATCGAAGAGGACGTGCCCATGCAGGATGTGAGCGTGCCCCCCACCCCCGAACAGATCGCGCTCGCCTCCGGCGCGGTCGAGCGTGTCTGCAAGGAATGTCACGAGGCCGACCTTGCAGGTGCGCCGTCTGGCGAGACGCCGAACCTGACATTGCAGGGGCCCGACTACGTGGAACGTCAGCTCTACGAATTCCGTTCGAAGCGACGGGACAATTCGCGAATGCATCAGGCCGCGCTGCGTCTCGAAGAGCCGGAGATCAACGCACTTTCCGCTTTCATCGGATCGCTGGACCCGCTGGTACGTGACGCCCCCGAGCCGGTTTCGGACGATGTCAATCTAGGCGCGCAGCTGGCGCGCCGGGGTCTCGAAGAGGCAGACATTCCCGCCTGCCTCACGTGTCACGGCGAGGATACGACCAGCGCTCTCTCCCAGATCCCGCGACTGCATGGACAGAATGCCAATTACCTCGTCGAACGGCTGGCCTACTTCAAGAATGCCCATGCCGGCGATGTAACGCCCTACAGCCCGATGCCGATGATCGCGAGCCGCATGACCGACGACCAGTTGCGCGCCGCCGCAGCCTGGTTCGCCGATCAACAGCCGCTTGAGAAGGACTGA
- the yidC gene encoding membrane protein insertase YidC — MDDQNKNLILATVLSFLVILAWFLLFPPEQQTPDPNAGTEEQATLTAPAPPATTDGQSSAPDAVASAEIEATDAPRIEIDTPALLGSISLEGGRIDSLAMKRYHETIDEDSPIVDLLSPVGQPNAYYALFGWSPGAGLEYEDVPGANTPWERTNDGALTPENDVTLRWESPSGLVFERVISIDQNYMFTIRQRVDNASGEAVRLAPYGTVARHGEPTDLSNFFILHEGVVRMSDGELQELDYDDLPDLDVVDREGARADVIDVAQNGWIGFTDKYWMTTLIPDPGSSFVSVAKYVDGADIYQTETRLPTLDVAPGESVETQMQLFAGAKEWETIREYQAQGIEGFVDSIDWGWFFFLTKPIFAVLHWLHAVIGNMGWAIIVLTLMIKAVLFPLAYKSYVSMAKMKELQPEMEKLKEKSGDDRQKLQQGMMELYKKNKVNPASGCLPILLQIPIFFSLYKVIFVTLELRHAPWVGWIHDLSAPDPTSILNLFGLLPWGTPDPSSIFFIFSLGILPILLGISMWLQQKLNPAPADATQAMIFAWMPWVFMFMLGSFASGLVLYWIANNTITFTQQYAIMRSQGYKPDVFGNIRRGFSRKKTES; from the coding sequence ATGGACGATCAGAACAAGAATCTCATTCTTGCGACCGTGCTGAGTTTCCTTGTGATCCTCGCCTGGTTCCTGCTTTTCCCGCCAGAACAGCAGACACCGGATCCGAATGCGGGGACCGAAGAACAGGCGACGCTCACCGCCCCCGCCCCCCCGGCGACGACTGACGGACAATCCTCGGCACCCGACGCAGTCGCTTCGGCCGAGATCGAAGCCACCGACGCGCCGCGCATCGAGATCGACACGCCCGCGCTTCTCGGATCCATCTCGCTCGAAGGCGGGCGGATCGACTCACTCGCAATGAAGCGCTACCATGAGACGATCGACGAGGATTCCCCGATCGTCGATCTTCTCTCCCCGGTCGGACAGCCCAATGCCTATTACGCGCTCTTTGGCTGGTCGCCGGGTGCAGGGCTCGAATACGAAGACGTGCCCGGAGCGAACACTCCCTGGGAGCGGACAAACGACGGCGCGCTCACCCCCGAGAACGACGTGACGCTGCGCTGGGAAAGCCCGTCGGGCCTCGTCTTCGAACGGGTGATCTCGATCGACCAGAACTACATGTTCACGATCCGTCAGCGCGTCGACAATGCCAGCGGAGAGGCTGTCCGCCTCGCCCCCTACGGCACGGTTGCCCGTCATGGTGAGCCTACGGACCTGTCGAACTTCTTCATCCTCCACGAAGGCGTGGTGCGGATGTCCGACGGTGAGCTGCAGGAACTTGATTACGACGACCTGCCCGATCTCGACGTGGTCGACCGCGAGGGCGCACGTGCCGACGTGATCGACGTTGCACAGAACGGCTGGATCGGCTTCACCGACAAGTACTGGATGACCACGCTCATCCCCGATCCGGGATCGTCCTTCGTCTCGGTCGCCAAATACGTGGACGGCGCGGACATCTACCAGACCGAGACACGACTGCCGACGCTCGACGTGGCCCCGGGCGAAAGCGTCGAGACGCAGATGCAGCTCTTCGCCGGCGCGAAGGAGTGGGAAACGATCCGCGAATACCAGGCGCAGGGGATCGAAGGTTTCGTCGACAGCATCGACTGGGGCTGGTTCTTCTTCCTGACGAAGCCGATCTTCGCGGTTCTGCACTGGCTACATGCCGTGATCGGTAACATGGGCTGGGCGATCATCGTGCTCACCCTGATGATCAAGGCCGTGCTCTTCCCGCTCGCCTACAAGTCCTACGTCTCCATGGCGAAGATGAAAGAGCTTCAGCCGGAGATGGAGAAGCTCAAGGAGAAGTCGGGCGACGATCGCCAGAAGCTCCAGCAGGGGATGATGGAGCTCTATAAAAAGAACAAGGTGAACCCGGCATCGGGCTGCCTGCCGATCCTCCTGCAGATCCCGATCTTCTTCTCGCTCTACAAGGTGATCTTCGTGACGCTCGAGCTGCGTCATGCGCCCTGGGTTGGCTGGATCCACGACCTGTCCGCCCCGGATCCGACCTCGATCCTGAACCTCTTCGGCCTGTTGCCTTGGGGCACTCCGGATCCCAGCTCGATCTTCTTCATCTTCTCGCTCGGCATCCTGCCGATCCTGCTCGGGATCTCGATGTGGCTGCAGCAGAAACTGAACCCAGCCCCCGCCGATGCGACCCAGGCGATGATCTTTGCCTGGATGCCGTGGGTCTTCATGTTCATGCTCGGCAGCTTCGCCTCGGGGCTCGTGCTCTACTGGATCGCGAACAACACGATCACCTTCACGCAGCAATACGCGATCATGCGGAGCCAAGGTTACAAACCGGATGTTTTCGGCAACATCCGCAGGGGATTCAGCCGCAAGAAGACCGAGAGCTAG